The following are from one region of the Prevotella communis genome:
- a CDS encoding beta-glucosidase, producing the protein MKKFLILASLALISSAVKAQTYLNPQAPIEERVKDALKRMTTEEKIKILHAQSKFTSAGVPRLGIRQLNMDDGPHGVREELEWNTWSPAKWTNDYIVAFPSLTCLAATWNRDLSNAYGNAVSEEFAFRGKDIMLGPGVNIQRTPMNGRAFEYMGEDPYLAGEIVVPYIKAAQKNGIACCLKHFVLNDQEIDRFSVNVNVSERALHEIYLYPFKQAVERAHVWTIMGSYNLWEGDHCCHNDKLINGILKKDWNWDGALVSDWGGTTNTMQAIYGGLDIEMGTYTDGKLRESAFGYDDYYLAKPFRELVNDGKVPMSVLDEKAARVLRTIFRTAMNPNKVIGNQCSEAHYDVCRQIAEEGIVLLKNESSLLPLELSKYKKILVVGENATRSLTQGGGSSELKTLRDISPLEALRTQLSIINSQLSIDYATGYASGRAMYDHEDKVDPAKQEALKQEALEKAKNADLIIYIGGLNKNHKQDCENGDRESYDLSFGQNELISALAEFDAPMIVANFGGNPYHMPWLNKVEGLLHCWYLGSESGTALANVLTGKVNPSGKLPVTFAKNYEDYPYVKYGQEAYPGITGVETPKNSAGEMARRQVYYKEDIFVGYRGFEKNKTKPLFPFGFGLSYTTFKYSKPAITKDAEGWKLTIDVTNTGTREGKETVQLYVGQAKVAATRPIKELKNFTKLSLKPGETKTATFRITEKDLMTWDEQTHNWKYEPTKFMAYIGASSNEIKSKIGF; encoded by the coding sequence ATGAAAAAGTTTTTAATCCTTGCTTCATTAGCACTGATTTCCTCTGCTGTCAAAGCACAGACGTACCTCAACCCACAGGCACCTATTGAGGAGCGCGTAAAGGATGCACTGAAACGTATGACCACTGAGGAGAAGATTAAAATTCTCCACGCACAGAGCAAGTTTACCAGCGCTGGCGTACCCCGCTTAGGCATCCGACAACTGAATATGGACGACGGCCCCCATGGGGTACGCGAAGAATTGGAATGGAACACCTGGAGTCCAGCGAAATGGACCAACGACTATATAGTGGCCTTCCCTTCTCTCACCTGCCTGGCAGCCACGTGGAACCGTGACCTTTCCAACGCCTACGGCAATGCTGTCAGTGAGGAGTTTGCTTTCCGAGGCAAGGATATTATGCTGGGGCCCGGTGTCAACATCCAGCGCACGCCGATGAACGGACGCGCCTTTGAGTATATGGGTGAAGACCCCTACCTGGCTGGTGAGATAGTAGTGCCCTACATCAAGGCTGCCCAGAAGAACGGCATCGCCTGCTGTCTGAAACATTTCGTACTGAACGACCAGGAGATTGACCGTTTCTCTGTCAACGTCAACGTGTCTGAGCGTGCCCTCCACGAGATCTACCTGTATCCGTTTAAACAGGCTGTAGAGAGAGCACATGTATGGACCATTATGGGCTCCTACAACCTGTGGGAAGGTGACCACTGCTGTCATAACGACAAACTGATTAACGGCATTCTGAAAAAAGACTGGAACTGGGACGGCGCACTGGTCAGCGACTGGGGCGGTACCACCAATACCATGCAGGCTATCTACGGTGGACTGGATATCGAGATGGGCACTTACACAGACGGCAAACTGCGTGAAAGCGCATTTGGCTATGACGACTACTACTTGGCAAAACCCTTTAGAGAGTTGGTCAACGATGGCAAGGTACCTATGTCTGTGCTCGACGAGAAAGCCGCCCGCGTGTTGCGCACCATCTTCCGCACAGCCATGAATCCCAACAAGGTGATTGGCAACCAGTGTAGTGAAGCACATTACGATGTGTGCCGACAGATTGCCGAAGAAGGTATTGTTTTGCTGAAGAATGAGTCGTCATTGCTACCCCTTGAGCTCAGCAAATACAAGAAGATACTTGTTGTTGGCGAGAATGCCACACGCTCTTTAACCCAAGGCGGTGGCTCATCGGAACTGAAAACACTCCGGGATATCTCGCCACTAGAAGCCCTACGCACCCAATTGTCAATTATCAATTCTCAATTGTCAATTGACTACGCCACAGGCTACGCCTCCGGCCGTGCGATGTATGACCACGAGGACAAGGTTGACCCAGCCAAACAGGAGGCACTGAAGCAGGAAGCACTGGAGAAAGCCAAGAATGCCGACCTTATTATATATATAGGAGGACTCAACAAGAACCACAAACAGGATTGCGAGAATGGCGATCGCGAGTCATATGACCTTTCATTCGGTCAGAACGAACTCATCTCTGCTTTGGCCGAATTCGATGCTCCAATGATCGTGGCGAACTTTGGCGGCAACCCCTATCATATGCCTTGGCTCAACAAGGTGGAGGGCCTCCTACATTGCTGGTACTTAGGCAGCGAGTCGGGCACAGCATTAGCCAACGTGCTTACCGGAAAGGTGAATCCCAGTGGCAAGCTTCCTGTTACTTTCGCAAAGAACTACGAGGATTACCCTTACGTAAAATATGGTCAGGAAGCCTACCCCGGCATTACAGGTGTTGAGACGCCAAAGAACAGTGCTGGTGAAATGGCTCGACGTCAGGTATATTACAAGGAAGACATCTTTGTAGGCTATCGCGGTTTTGAAAAGAATAAGACCAAGCCTCTCTTCCCCTTTGGTTTTGGACTGAGTTACACCACTTTCAAATACAGTAAACCCGCCATTACAAAAGATGCTGAGGGATGGAAGCTGACTATCGACGTGACCAATACGGGAACACGCGAAGGAAAAGAGACCGTACAACTCTACGTGGGTCAGGCCAAGGTCGCAGCAACCCGTCCAATCAAGGAACTGAAGAACTTTACCAAACTGTCGTTGAAGCCGGGCGAGACCAAGACAGCCACCTTCCGAATTACAGAAAAAGACCTCATGACATGGGACGAGCAAACCCACAACTGGAAATATGAGCCAACAAAGTTCATGGCCTACATCGGTGCGTCAAGTAATGAAATAAAAAGCAAAATCGGCTTTTAA
- the rpsL gene encoding 30S ribosomal protein S12 — MPTISQLVRKGRKVIVDKSKSPALDNCPQRRGVCVRVYTTTPKKPNSAMRKVARVRLTNQKEVNSYIPGEGHNLQEHSIVLVRGGRVKDLPGVRYHIVRGTLDTAGVANRTQRRSKYGAKRPKAKK; from the coding sequence ATGCCTACAATTTCACAATTGGTTCGCAAAGGCAGAAAGGTGATCGTAGACAAGTCTAAGTCACCCGCGCTGGACAACTGTCCTCAGCGTCGCGGTGTGTGTGTACGTGTCTACACGACCACTCCTAAGAAGCCTAATTCGGCTATGCGTAAGGTAGCCCGTGTTCGTTTGACTAACCAGAAGGAAGTCAACAGTTACATTCCCGGAGAGGGACACAACTTGCAGGAGCACAGCATCGTGCTGGTTCGTGGCGGTCGTGTAAAGGACCTTCCCGGTGTACGTTATCACATCGTTCGCGGTACTCTGGATACCGCCGGTGTAGCAAACCGCACACAGCGTCGTTCTAAGTACGGTGCTAAGCGTCCAAAGGCTAAGAAGTAA
- the fusA gene encoding elongation factor G, whose amino-acid sequence MAKQDLHLTRNIGIMAHIDAGKTTTSERILFYTGKTHKIGEVHDGAATMDWMAQEQERGITITSAATTCNWKWNNNNYKINLIDTPGHVDFTAEVERSLRVLDGAVATYSAADGVQPQSETVWRQADKYNVPRIGYVNKMDRSGADFFETVQQMKDILGANPVVLQVPIGAEENFKGLVDLIKMKAILWHDETMGAEYDVEEIPADLKDECDEWRMKLLEAAAEYDEALMEKFFDDPDSISEAEIIAAIRKGTIAMECTPMLCGSSYKNKGVQPLLDAVCSFLPSPLDTEAVVGTNPNTDEEESRKPSEDEATSALAFKIATDPYMGRLVFFRVYSGSVKAGSYVYNPRSGKKERISRLFQMNSNKEIPMDSIDAGDIGAGVGFKDIRTGDTLCDEEKPIVLESMTFPDTVISIAVEPKSQADIAKLDNGLAKLAEEDPTFTVRTDEQSGQTIISGMGELHLDIIIDRLKREFKVECNQGKPQVNYKEAITKEVEIEEVYKKQSGGRGKYAKMLVKVGPVDEDYDLKNNPGLQFVNEVKGGNIPKEFIPSIQKGFETAMKNGILGGYPVDSLKVVVVDGGFHPVDSDQLSFEIAAQMAYKEACAKAKPVLMEPIMKLEVVTPEENMGDVIGDLNKRRGQVEGMEEARSGARVVKAMVPLSEMFGYVTALRTITSGRATSSMEYDHHAPLSSAIAKAVLEEVKGRADLV is encoded by the coding sequence ATGGCAAAACAAGATTTGCATTTGACCCGTAACATCGGTATCATGGCTCACATCGATGCTGGTAAGACCACCACTTCTGAGCGTATCCTGTTCTACACAGGTAAGACCCACAAGATTGGTGAGGTGCACGATGGTGCTGCTACCATGGACTGGATGGCACAGGAGCAGGAGCGCGGTATCACTATCACCTCTGCTGCTACCACCTGTAACTGGAAGTGGAACAACAACAATTACAAGATCAACCTGATTGATACTCCGGGACACGTGGACTTCACCGCTGAGGTAGAGCGTTCACTCCGTGTACTCGATGGTGCAGTTGCTACTTATTCTGCTGCTGATGGTGTACAGCCTCAGTCAGAGACCGTTTGGCGTCAGGCCGACAAGTACAACGTACCCCGTATCGGTTATGTGAACAAGATGGACCGTTCTGGTGCTGACTTCTTCGAAACTGTGCAGCAGATGAAGGACATCCTGGGTGCCAACCCCGTTGTTCTTCAGGTGCCCATCGGTGCAGAGGAGAACTTCAAGGGTCTGGTAGACCTCATCAAGATGAAGGCTATCCTGTGGCACGATGAGACCATGGGTGCTGAGTACGATGTTGAGGAGATTCCCGCTGACCTGAAGGACGAGTGCGACGAGTGGCGCATGAAGCTCCTCGAGGCTGCAGCCGAGTACGACGAGGCTTTGATGGAGAAGTTCTTCGACGATCCCGACTCAATCTCTGAAGCCGAGATTATCGCAGCTATCCGCAAGGGTACTATCGCTATGGAGTGTACTCCTATGCTCTGCGGTTCTTCATACAAGAACAAGGGTGTACAGCCCCTGCTCGACGCTGTCTGCTCATTCCTGCCCTCACCTCTGGATACAGAGGCTGTGGTTGGTACAAACCCCAACACTGACGAAGAGGAAAGTCGTAAGCCTAGCGAGGACGAAGCAACTTCAGCTCTTGCATTTAAGATTGCTACCGATCCATACATGGGTCGTTTGGTATTCTTCCGCGTTTACTCTGGTAGCGTGAAGGCCGGTTCTTACGTTTACAACCCCCGTTCAGGTAAGAAGGAGCGTATCAGCCGTCTGTTCCAGATGAACTCTAACAAGGAAATTCCTATGGACTCTATCGACGCAGGTGACATCGGCGCAGGTGTAGGTTTCAAGGATATCCGCACTGGTGACACCCTCTGCGACGAGGAGAAGCCCATCGTGCTGGAGTCAATGACCTTCCCTGACACTGTGATCTCTATCGCCGTTGAGCCTAAGTCACAGGCCGACATCGCTAAGCTGGACAACGGTCTTGCTAAGTTGGCTGAGGAAGACCCCACATTCACCGTACGTACCGACGAGCAGAGTGGTCAGACCATTATCTCAGGTATGGGTGAGCTCCACCTCGACATCATTATCGACCGTCTGAAGCGTGAGTTCAAGGTTGAGTGTAACCAGGGTAAGCCCCAGGTTAACTACAAGGAAGCTATCACCAAGGAGGTTGAAATCGAAGAGGTTTACAAGAAGCAGTCTGGTGGTCGCGGTAAGTACGCTAAGATGCTCGTTAAGGTTGGTCCCGTTGATGAGGATTACGACTTGAAGAACAATCCTGGCTTGCAGTTTGTCAACGAGGTTAAGGGTGGTAACATTCCTAAGGAGTTCATCCCCTCAATCCAAAAGGGCTTCGAGACAGCTATGAAGAATGGTATCCTCGGCGGCTATCCTGTTGACTCACTGAAGGTAGTTGTTGTCGATGGTGGTTTCCACCCCGTTGACTCTGACCAGCTCTCATTCGAAATCGCTGCCCAGATGGCTTACAAGGAGGCTTGCGCTAAGGCTAAGCCCGTTCTGATGGAGCCTATCATGAAGCTCGAGGTGGTAACACCTGAGGAGAACATGGGTGACGTTATCGGTGACCTCAACAAGCGTCGTGGTCAGGTAGAAGGTATGGAAGAGGCTCGTTCAGGTGCCCGTGTCGTTAAGGCTATGGTTCCCCTGTCAGAGATGTTCGGTTATGTAACCGCTCTGCGTACCATCACCTCAGGTCGTGCCACCAGTTCTATGGAGTACGATCACCACGCTCCTCTGTCAAGCGCTATCGCTAAGGCAGTGCTCGAGGAGGTTAAGGGCCGTGCAGACCTCGTATAA
- a CDS encoding anaerobic C4-dicarboxylate transporter, whose protein sequence is MSILMIVELMVVLLALYVGSRYGSLALGAISGIGLAILVFGFGMKPGNPPTDVIYIIIAAVTCAGMLQASGGMDWMIQIAEKLLRNHPKWITFLAPLCTFFLTVFVGTGHVVYTLMPIICDIALKKGIRPERPCGVASIASQVGITCSPIAAAVVAFSAISAENGFEVNNIQIVLISIPACLCGLMAAAAASYNRGLDLDKDPQFQAKLKDPEQYNYIYGNSATTLDKRIAPEAKRAVYVFMLALGVIVMLSVLQIFGINILPSWDGKPLKMNLVIQIVMISAAALMIIFCRAQPKKAVAGPVWQSGMVAVVAIYGIAWMADTYFSNYMPEIQAMLEDIVKSHPWTIAIVFFLVSVLINSQGAVVVSMLPLAYSLGIEGPILLGVLPSVYGYFFIPNYPSDIATVNFDRSGTTIIGKYLLNHSFMMPGLICVFVSTIVAYALSMIFF, encoded by the coding sequence ATGAGTATTTTGATGATTGTAGAACTAATGGTCGTACTCCTTGCGTTGTACGTCGGCTCACGCTACGGCAGTTTGGCGTTGGGTGCTATTTCCGGTATTGGCTTAGCCATCCTCGTTTTCGGTTTTGGTATGAAACCAGGCAATCCTCCTACCGATGTTATCTACATCATCATTGCAGCCGTGACCTGTGCAGGTATGCTACAAGCGTCAGGCGGTATGGACTGGATGATACAAATAGCCGAGAAGTTACTGCGCAACCACCCCAAATGGATTACGTTCCTCGCACCTCTCTGTACCTTCTTCCTCACTGTTTTTGTGGGTACCGGTCACGTAGTCTATACCTTGATGCCCATCATCTGCGATATCGCCCTGAAGAAAGGAATCCGTCCAGAACGTCCCTGTGGTGTTGCATCCATAGCCTCACAGGTGGGTATTACGTGTTCCCCCATTGCCGCAGCCGTGGTGGCATTCTCTGCCATATCTGCAGAAAACGGTTTTGAGGTCAATAATATACAGATTGTGCTTATCTCCATTCCCGCCTGTCTATGCGGACTGATGGCAGCTGCAGCAGCCTCTTACAACCGCGGTCTGGATTTGGACAAGGATCCGCAATTCCAGGCAAAGCTAAAAGACCCAGAGCAGTACAATTACATTTATGGCAACAGTGCCACAACACTCGACAAAAGAATTGCTCCAGAAGCCAAGCGAGCCGTCTATGTATTCATGCTTGCTCTAGGTGTCATCGTGATGTTATCTGTGTTACAGATATTCGGCATCAACATCCTGCCATCTTGGGATGGTAAGCCCCTGAAGATGAATCTCGTCATTCAGATTGTGATGATTTCGGCAGCTGCCCTGATGATTATCTTCTGTAGAGCACAACCCAAGAAAGCCGTTGCAGGACCTGTATGGCAAAGTGGCATGGTGGCTGTGGTGGCTATCTACGGTATTGCCTGGATGGCCGACACATATTTTTCCAACTACATGCCAGAGATTCAGGCCATGCTCGAAGATATCGTAAAGTCACATCCATGGACCATTGCCATCGTCTTTTTCCTAGTATCGGTACTGATCAACTCACAAGGTGCTGTGGTGGTATCCATGTTGCCACTTGCCTATTCTCTTGGCATCGAAGGCCCTATCCTGTTGGGCGTATTGCCAAGCGTCTATGGTTATTTTTTCATCCCCAATTACCCATCAGATATTGCCACGGTAAACTTCGACCGAAGTGGTACCACAATTATCGGTAAGTACCTGCTCAACCACTCATTTATGATGCCTGGTCTTATCTGTGTGTTCGTATCAACTATCGTGGCTTACGCTCTATCCATGATATTCTTTTAA
- a CDS encoding dienelactone hydrolase family protein: MKKYLLLVFIIVVDLLVVMPSLAQKRGKYEFKRNLPVYADSLIKDLTYPLAWGNSDIKDFDVWRKVARQKVFDCMLTPPPAPADGFQMKVLAEEQRDGYKARKIEIRLSRYYTVPAYLLIPDGKGPFPAVNALHDHGAHLFIGKEKMIRPLACEDSLVRADAQQWADQLYEGRFVGDDLARHGYVVFSADAPMWGERGQQEGPKRDRYDMIAGNMMMYGIDLSAYMTYDDIAGTELLASLPEVDAERIGCMGCSMGGYRAWMLSALSDRIKAGAAVCWMVTTDEQMSFNYSRTENGGFANCFPGLRRWLDYPHVASMACPKAMLFINGSQDKLFPVPGVEKAFKVMHDTWKSQGVNEKLETELWDIPHSCPVRAQERVLQFFQKNL; encoded by the coding sequence ATGAAGAAGTATCTATTGCTTGTTTTTATCATAGTCGTTGACCTGTTGGTAGTGATGCCTTCGCTTGCGCAGAAACGTGGAAAGTATGAATTTAAGCGCAACTTGCCTGTTTATGCTGACTCGTTAATCAAGGACCTGACTTATCCCTTGGCTTGGGGAAATAGTGATATCAAGGATTTTGATGTGTGGCGAAAAGTGGCGCGCCAGAAGGTGTTCGACTGTATGTTGACGCCCCCGCCAGCTCCAGCAGACGGCTTTCAGATGAAAGTATTGGCTGAGGAACAGCGTGATGGTTATAAAGCTCGTAAGATAGAGATTCGGTTGTCGCGCTATTATACGGTACCTGCCTATCTGTTGATACCAGACGGTAAGGGGCCTTTTCCTGCAGTTAATGCCTTGCACGATCATGGGGCACATCTCTTTATCGGAAAGGAGAAGATGATCCGTCCGTTGGCTTGCGAGGACTCACTTGTCAGAGCTGATGCCCAACAGTGGGCTGATCAACTTTACGAGGGGCGGTTCGTTGGTGATGATTTGGCTCGTCATGGATATGTTGTTTTCTCTGCCGATGCTCCGATGTGGGGTGAGCGTGGACAACAAGAAGGACCTAAACGCGACCGTTATGATATGATTGCCGGCAACATGATGATGTATGGCATTGACTTATCAGCCTATATGACCTATGACGATATTGCCGGTACGGAGCTTCTTGCCTCGTTACCAGAGGTGGATGCTGAGCGTATCGGTTGTATGGGTTGTTCCATGGGGGGCTATCGTGCCTGGATGTTGTCGGCCTTGAGTGATCGTATCAAGGCTGGTGCGGCCGTTTGTTGGATGGTGACTACCGATGAACAGATGTCGTTCAACTATAGTCGCACGGAGAATGGCGGTTTTGCCAACTGTTTCCCGGGCTTGCGTCGTTGGCTCGACTATCCTCATGTGGCCAGTATGGCTTGTCCTAAGGCGATGCTGTTTATCAATGGTTCGCAGGATAAACTCTTCCCTGTGCCTGGTGTCGAGAAAGCCTTCAAGGTGATGCACGATACCTGGAAGAGTCAGGGGGTCAACGAAAAACTGGAGACGGAACTTTGGGATATTCCCCACAGTTGTCCTGTGAGGGCCCAAGAACGCGTACTCCAGTTCTTCCAGAAAAATCTGTGA
- a CDS encoding DUF3467 domain-containing protein — MNENEQKQQGLQLELTPDKAQGEYANFAIITHSSSEFIVDFARMLPGLPKAQVRSRVILAPEHAKRLLGALQENLMRYEHQFGKIKMPEEEQGPRTIAPFGSGKGEA, encoded by the coding sequence ATGAACGAAAACGAACAGAAGCAGCAAGGACTGCAATTAGAACTGACGCCCGACAAGGCGCAAGGTGAGTATGCCAACTTTGCCATCATCACCCATTCATCATCAGAATTTATCGTCGATTTCGCACGCATGCTCCCAGGCCTGCCAAAGGCCCAGGTACGTAGTCGTGTCATCCTGGCTCCCGAACACGCCAAACGTCTGTTGGGTGCACTCCAGGAGAATCTCATGCGCTACGAGCATCAATTCGGAAAGATAAAAATGCCAGAAGAAGAGCAAGGTCCACGCACTATCGCCCCCTTCGGATCAGGTAAGGGCGAGGCATAA
- the rpsJ gene encoding 30S ribosomal protein S10: MSQKIRIKLKSYDHKLVDKSAEKIVKAVKATGAVISGPIPLPTHKRIFTVNRSTFVNKKSREQFQLSDYKRLIDIYSSTAKTVDALMKLELPSGVEVEIKV, translated from the coding sequence ATGAGTCAGAAAATTCGTATCAAGCTGAAGAGCTACGACCACAAGCTCGTAGACAAATCAGCCGAGAAGATTGTGAAGGCAGTAAAGGCTACAGGTGCTGTTATCAGCGGTCCTATCCCCCTCCCCACTCACAAGCGTATCTTCACCGTTAACCGCTCTACCTTCGTAAACAAGAAGAGCCGTGAGCAGTTCCAGTTGTCAGACTACAAGCGTCTGATTGACATCTACAGCTCAACAGCAAAGACTGTTGACGCCCTGATGAAGCTTGAGCTCCCCAGCGGTGTTGAGGTTGAGATTAAGGTGTAA
- the rpsG gene encoding 30S ribosomal protein S7 — translation MRKAKPKKRVILPDPVFNDTKVSKFVNHLMFDGKKSKSYEIFYNSLEIVKDKMKDAEKAPLEIWKQALDNITPQVEVKSRRIGGATFQVPTEIRPDRKESISMKNMIAFARKRSGKSMADKLAAEIMDAFNNQGGAFKRKEDMHRMAEANRAFAHFRF, via the coding sequence ATGAGAAAAGCAAAACCAAAGAAGCGTGTGATCCTGCCGGATCCCGTCTTCAACGACACTAAGGTGTCAAAGTTCGTGAATCATCTGATGTTCGACGGTAAGAAGTCGAAGTCATATGAGATTTTCTACAACTCTCTGGAGATTGTAAAAGACAAGATGAAGGATGCAGAGAAGGCTCCCCTGGAGATTTGGAAGCAGGCTCTGGACAACATCACTCCTCAGGTAGAAGTAAAGAGCCGCCGTATCGGTGGTGCTACTTTCCAGGTTCCTACTGAGATTCGTCCCGACCGTAAGGAAAGTATCTCTATGAAGAATATGATTGCCTTTGCTCGCAAGCGCAGTGGCAAATCTATGGCCGACAAGCTGGCTGCTGAGATTATGGACGCCTTCAACAACCAGGGTGGCGCATTCAAGCGTAAGGAGGATATGCACCGTATGGCCGAGGCTAACCGTGCATTCGCACACTTCCGCTTCTAA
- a CDS encoding TlpA family protein disulfide reductase, which translates to MKKFLLFFMFSGIFTIGAKAELPTVTLKTIDGKTVNTDTLKNDGKPFIIDFFATWCKPCNRELDAIAEVYDEWKEETGVKIFAVSIDQAQNMNKVKPLVNNHSWEYDVLLDPNSDFKRALGIQTIPFVLICDGKGNIVYKHNGYTDGAEEELIEKVRELIK; encoded by the coding sequence ATGAAGAAATTTTTGCTATTTTTTATGTTTTCGGGGATATTTACGATAGGAGCAAAAGCAGAATTACCAACTGTAACCTTGAAGACCATTGACGGGAAAACAGTTAACACTGACACTTTGAAGAATGACGGCAAGCCGTTCATCATTGATTTCTTTGCCACTTGGTGTAAGCCCTGCAATCGTGAGTTGGATGCCATCGCCGAAGTCTACGACGAATGGAAAGAAGAGACGGGTGTAAAGATCTTTGCCGTTAGTATAGACCAGGCTCAGAATATGAACAAAGTTAAACCCCTAGTCAATAACCATAGTTGGGAATACGATGTATTACTTGACCCCAACAGCGACTTCAAGCGTGCATTAGGCATTCAGACAATCCCCTTTGTACTAATCTGCGATGGGAAAGGGAATATAGTCTACAAGCATAACGGCTATACCGATGGTGCCGAAGAAGAACTCATTGAAAAAGTACGCGAACTCATAAAATAA